The Antarcticibacterium flavum genome contains the following window.
AGAGAAAGAGTGTCCCGGTGATCCTCTTCAGTTTCAGTAGGGAAACCTGTGATCATATCCTGGGAGATGGCGCAATCTGGAATGATCTTCTTTATGTTATCTATCAACTCAAAATATTCCTCCCGGGTATGAAGGCGGTTCATCTCCTTCAGGATCCTGTTGCTTCCGCTTTGAACGGGAAGGTGTATATAGTTGCATATATTCTTAAATGCCGCCATGGTCTCGATCACATCCAGGGTCATATCCTGTGGATTGGAGGTTGAGAAACGTATCCTCATATGTGGCTGCGCCTCTGCCACCATTTTTAAAAGGCCCGCGAAATTTGTTGCTGTAGCTTTCTGGATTTCAGAAGCATTTTTAAAGTCTTTTTTGAGTCCGCCGCCGTACCAAAGGTAACTGTCCACATTCTGCCCAAGAAGTGTGATCTCCTTATAGCCTTTTGCAGCCAGGTCATTCACTTCCTCCAGAATGCTTTGTGGTTCCCTGCTGCGTTCACGGCCCCTTGTGAAGGGAACCACGCAAAATGTACACATATTATCACAGCCACGGGTTATGGATACAAATGCGGAAACCCCGTTGCTTTGCAGCCTTACCGGAGAAATGTCGGCATAGGTTTCCTCTTTGGAAAGAATTACGTTCACGGCATTACGGCCTTCTTCCACCTCGTTGATGAGGTTTGGAAGGTCTTTGTAGGCATCTGGCCCAACCACAAGGTCCACGATCTTTTCCTCTTCCAGGAATTTGCTTTTAAGCCTCTCTGCCATACAACCAAGAACTCCCACCTTCATCTTTGGGTTTATCTTTTTTACGGCATTATATTTTTCCAGTCGTTTTCTTACAGTTTGCTCTGCCTTATCCCGAATGGAACAGGTGTTAACCAGTACCAGGTCTGCATCTTCAAGATTGGGGGTGGTATTAAAGCCTTCTTTTTGAAGTATGGAAGCCACTACTTCGCTATCGCTAAAGTTCATCTGGCAACCATAGCTTTCAATGAAAAGCTTACGGCTGTTTTCCTTCTTAGGCTCCAGTTCCAGTGTGTTTCCCTGTATTTTTTCGTCTATGATCTTCTCCATATTTCCTCCTTTAGCCTTTCGCTAATTTAGCTTGCAAAGATAGGTTTTAGAAAAATTATGACAAAGTGACAGGAAGTTTTTTTATCTTTAATTTTCCCTACCTCATTTATTACTTAGTTAAAACCATATTAGCAATGAAAAGATTAATTCTGGCAGGTATAATGGCTTTTTTTCTTAGCTCCTGCGATAATGACGATGTACAACAGGAAACAATGCAGGTCGCTGTACCGGTAAAGATGACGATTGAAGATTTCAGGGCTTCGGTAAAGATCATGGAACCGGTGGAAGTGCAGGAATCTGGAAAGATTTACACTTATGACAATTACATTTTTATAAATGACCTAAATAAAGGAGTGTTGGTACTGGATAACTCCGGGTACAATCCTGTTAAGAAAAAATTCCTTAGCATTCCGGCCAATACAGATATTGCTATAAAAGACAACATTTTATTTGCAAACTCGGGTAGGGACCTGGTTACTTTTGATATTAGTGATCTTGAGAATATAAAACAACTGGAGCGACTGGAGGATGTTTTCGAAAATCACCATCCCGCAATCCCTATGGATGCAGAGGGAGTTGACTATGCAGGTTTTGATCATGCAACCGAGATCATTGTGGGATATACCCTTGAGACAAGGGAGAAAGAAATCGTGGGAGAGATTGGCTGGTGGCGTGGCAATCAATTTGCCAATTCGGCTGAAGCTGCGAATGTTGGGACCGGTGGATCCATGGCCCGCTTCAATATTGGAGGAAATTATCTCTATACGGTAGGAACTAATACTCTGGAGGTTTTTGATATAAGTGCCCTCACCAATCCGGTGAAACTTAATACCCAATATGTGGGCTGGCAAATCGAAACCATTTTTAATAAGGAAGGATATCTATACCTGGGTAGTGCTGTGGGAATGTATATCTATGGCCTTGAAGACCCTTCCTCACCTCAGTTTATGTCCAGTATACAGCACGTGATGGGATGTGACCCTGTGGTAGTGGAGAATGACATCGCTTATGTTACCATACGCGGCGGTAATGAATGCGGGCAAAATGAAAACCAGCTGGAGGTGATCGATGTTTCAAATAAACAGGCGCCAAAGCTGCTCAAGATCTATCAAATGGATGGGCCATACGGCCTGGGAATTAAAGATGACAGGCTGTTTGTATGCGACGGTACTTCAGGTTTGAAGATCTATGACGCTGCGCATTCACCCGAGCTGGTGCTTACAGATCATTTTCAGGATGTGAATGCCTATGATGTGATCCCGGGAGAAAGTGTTTTGATGATGATTGGGGAGAACAAATTAAGGCAATACAGTTATAAGACAAATGAGATCACTTTAATAAGCACCTTTGATCTTAATTAAATTTTAATATTTATTGTCCTGCCCGCCTTAAAGGTGGGCTTTTTTGCTTTTGAAAAGCCAGAAAAATGGTACCCGGGACACCATTGTTTTGCGCTAATATTGGCTGCTCCTGTGATGTTCAAAAAAAATTGATATACTTTTGCAACTAGAAAATAAAGATTTATGGCAAAGAATTTAGTGATCGTGGAGTCTCCTGCCAAGGCAAAAACCATCGAGAAATTTTTAGGTAAAGACTATACGGTGGCATCCAGCTTTGGGCATATAGCAGATCTTCCTACCAAGGAATTGGGAGTGGATACAGAGGGGGATTTCCAACCTAAATATATAGTGAATAAGGATAAGAAGGATGTGGTGAGCAAGCTAAGGAAACTTTCCAAAGATGCAGAGGTGGTGTGGCTCGCCAGTGATGAGGACCGGGAAGGGGAAGCAATCGCCTGGCACCTGGCAGAGGAGCTTAAACTTGATAAGAATAAGACTAAGCGTATCGTTTTTCACGAGATCACCAAATCGGCCATATTAAAAGCTATCGACAATCCGCGTAGCATAAATTACAATCTGGTAAATGCCCAGCAGGCCAGGCGGGTATTGGACAGGCTTGTAGGTTATGAGCTCTCACCTGTGCTGTGGAGAAAAGTAAAGGGAGGACTTTCAGCCGGTAGGGTGCAGTCTGTTTCTGTGAGACTTATAGTAGAAAGAGAAAGGGAGATCCAGGATTTTAATGCTGAAGCTTCGTTTAGAATAGATGCTGAATTTACCAATGAAGAGGGGAAAACCTTTAAGGCAAAACTTCCGAAGAATTTTGATACCCGGGAGGAGGCTGAAAAATTTCTTCAGCAAAATATAGGAGCTGCATTTAAAGTTGCCGACCTTTCCACTAAACCGGCAAAGAAATCGCCTGCCCCACCATTCACCACTTCCACTTTACAGCAGGAGGCGGCCAGGAAATTATATTTTTCAGTAAGTAAGACTATGACCATGGCCCAGCGTCTATATGAGGCAGGACATATTACTTATATGAGGACAGATAGTGTGAACCTTTCTGAAGATGCCAGAAAAGGAGCCCAGAAGGAAATCCTGAAAGCTTATGGGGAGAAATATGCCAAATCCAGGCAATTTAAAGGTAAATCCAAAGGTGCACAGGAAGCGCACGAGGCTATACGTCCTACCAATTTCGCAAGCCACACCGTAAGGGCAGAGAGGGATGAGGAACGACTTTATGAATTGATCTGGAAACGGGCGATCGCCTCGCAAATGAGTGAAGCGCAGCTGGAGCGTACCAACGTAAAGATAGAAGCCAATAAACATGATAAACATTTCACCGCAAACGGGGAGGTGTTGAAATTTGACGGATTCCTTAAAGTATATCTCGAAGGAAGTGATGAGGAAGAAGAAGAGCAGGAAGGAATGTTACCGGCTTTAAAGGTCAACGAAAAACTGGAGAACAATTATATTACCGCTACAGAGCGGTTTACCAGGCCTCCATATCGTTATACAGAGGCATCCCTGGTTAAAAAACTCGAAGAGCTTGGAATAGGAAGGCCTTCTACATATGCCCCAACTATCTCTACAATTCAAAACCGTAACTACATAGAAAAAGGATCCATAGAAGGAACCGAGCGAAATTACGTGCAGCTGAGGCTTAAGGACGATAAGCTGGTAGCAAAGGAACTTACTGAAACTATTGGCAGCGACAAAGGAAAACTTGTTCCTACTGCTGTGGGAATGGTGGTAAATGATTTCCTTGTAACACATTTCTCTAATATCCTTGATTATAATTTCACGGCGAAAGTGGAACAGAGCTTTGACGATATTGCTGAAGGAAATGAGGAGTGGACAAAAATGATGCGCGATTTTTATTCAGATTTCCACCCCCAGGTATTGGATGTCGCAAAAAATGCTGAAAGGGAAGTAGGGGAGCGTATATTGGGTGAAGACCCTGAAACCGGGAAGCCTGTGAGTGTAAGGTTGGGCAAATTTGGGCCAATGGTGCAAATTGGCTCTGTTGAAGATGATGAAAAACCGCGTTTTGCAGGATTAATGCCAGACCAAACTTTGGATAGCATTACGTACGAGGAAGCGATGGACTTGTTTAAGCTTCCAAAGGAAATAGGGGAATACGAAGGGGAGCCTGTGGAGGTGAATAATGGAAGGTTTGGCCCTTATGTGAAATACGGAAAAAAATTCGTTTCTCTTGACAAAGGGGAAGACCCAATGAGCGTAGATATGGACCGTGCCCTGGAACTTATAGAAGCTAAGGAAAAGGCAGATGCTCCTATTTATGTGTATGAAGGCAAGCCTGTTCAAAAAGGTGTGGGAAGATTTGGTCCTTTCCTTAAATGGAATGACATCTTTATAAATGTGAATAAGAAATACGACTTCGATAACCTGAGTGATGGCGATATTGAGGAGTTGATAGAGGATAAGAAGAAAAAGGAGCGTGAAAAGGTAATCCACAACTGGGAAGATGAAGGGATAAGAGTTGAAAAGGCGCGCTGGGGCAGGTCTAATATTTTAAAGGGAAAAACCAAGATAGAACTGCCAAAGACTGTAGATGCCTCAAAACTTTCGCTTGATGAGGTAAAAGAGATCATCGAGCAAAAATCCAAGAAGAAGCCTGCAAAGAAAAAAACGGCAGCTAAAAAAACCACGGCCGCAAAGAAAAAAACAACTTCAAGAAAAACTACCTCAAAAAAGAAGTAATTGATGGACTTTGAATATTTAAGCCCTGTAGATGACGATTTGGTCCAGGAGATCTCATCTATAAACCCCCAAACCCTGGCAGGCATGGTTAAATTTCATACCTCCACCGGTGGGGTGCCAGACCTTGAAGATGTCAAAATGGCCCTGGTAGGGGTGAAGGAAAACCGCCTTGCAGAAGAAGGAGAGGATGAGTTTTTAAATTTTTCCAGTGTGAGAAGATGTTTCTATGGGCTTTTTCCCGGGAACTGGCATTTAAATCTCGCAGACCTGGGGGATATCGAAAAAGGAGAAACCGTAGAGGATACTTATTTCGCACTTCAAACCCTTGTTGGGGAGCTGCTTAAACAGGGGGTTATACCAATTATCCTGGGCGGCAGCCAGGACCTTATATATGCACAATACAGGGGGTATGACAGGCGGGAGCAAATGGTGAACCTGGTAAATATCGACAGCCGATTTGATCTTGGCGATGCAGAGAATCCTATCTCCAACCACTCGTATGTAAGCAAAATTATTGTTAACAAGCCTTATAATTTGTTCAATTATTCCAATCTTGGCTATCAAACCTATTTTAATTCCCAGGATGAAATAGAGTTGATGGAGCGTTTGTTCTTTGATGCCTACAGGTTGGGAGAGGTCACAGCCAATGTAAAAACCGTGGAACCTGTAATGAGGGATGCCAATTTGGTGGGGCTGGACCTGGGGTCGATCAATGCAGCAGCCATAGGGGGGAATTATCAAATCTCGCCCAATGGATTTGACGGGAAGCAAATTTGTGCCCTGGCACGTTATGCCGGGATTAGTGATAAAGTGAGTTCCTTTGGAATATATGAGTATGCTGCCAATTATCCTGTAGCAGGTAATATGCTAATAGCCCAGATGATATGGTATTTTATAGAAGGTGTAAATTATCGCACGAATGAAAATACTATTTCTGCAAAAAATGAGTTTATAAAATATCAGGTACCTATAGATGATGAGATCCTGGTCTTTTTTAAAAGTCCGGTGAGTGGGAGGTGGTGGATTGAAATACCATTTATTTCAAATTCCAATACTAAATTGAAGCGGCATACGTTATTACCTTGCAACCATGAAGATTATCTGGAGGCATGTAACCAGGTAATTCCAGAGCGTTGGTACAAGACCAAGAGAAAAAATGAACTTTAAGATTATTGAGTAGGCAATTTCATGAATTACTGTATTTTTGCCCAACTATTGTTTTTTATAAAATAATTGGATAGGTTTACCACCTTAAATCCATTATGTCATAACCTGAAAGAATTATGAAGAAAATTATTTCGCTTATTGCTGTTCTTACAGTCCTTGCAAGTTGTAGCCGGGGCGACAGGGGGCAACTTGTAGGCGCGCAAGGAAAAAAGTGGAATCCGGAGAAACCATATGGAATGACATTAATTCCCGGGGGAGCTTTTATAATGGGGAAGGCAGATGATGATATCGCCGATATGAAGAATGCCCCGCCAAAGACTGTGACTGTGCGCACCTTCTATATGGATGAGACCGAAATAACAAATTCGGAATACCGGCAGTTTACCAACTGGGTACGGGATTCGATCGTGAGAATGAAACTGGCGATCGAGGCAGATTTCGAGGGAGCAACCCCGGGAGATGGTGGAATAGGTGAGTTTGCATTCCTGGACTCAGATCCTGAAAGCATGAGCGTTTATGAGAGATATATGTATGATAACTATACACAATTCTCTGAGGATTACCAGGGCAGGAAATTAAATAAGGATGTTGATATCATCTGGGATACCAGGGATTATCCCGATGAAGCATATGCAAGAGTGATGGACACCATGTACATTCCGCTGGATGAATCTTACAACGGGCAACGTACTATTGATGTGAAGCATCTTAGGTTTAAATATAAGTGGATGGATATCCAGGCAGCCGCAAGAAGCGGTGCGCAAAGAAGAAGTGATTTTATAAAAACTGAAGAAGTAGCTGTGTATCCAGATACAGCAGTTTGGATCAAGGATTTTAATTATTCCTATAACGAACCAATGCATAATGATTATTTCTGGCATACTGCTTTTGATGATTATCCTGTTGTGGGTGTGTCCTGGAAACAGGCAAAGGCTTTTACGCAATGGAGAACCCTTTATCACAATGCTTACAGAAGAAGCAGGGGTAACCACGATGTGCCTACCTACAGGTTGCCAACAGAGGCCGAGTGGGAATATGCCGCAAGAGGCGGGCTGGAATCTGCAACTTATCCATGGGGTGGGCCTTATACCAAGAATGATCGTGGATGTTTTATGGCCAACTTTAAACCATTAAGAGGTGATTACGCGGCAGATCAGGCTCTTTATACTGTAGAAGCCAAGTCATATGAGCCAAATGATTATAATTTGTACAATATGGCAGGAAACGTATCAGAGTGGGTACATTCATCTTACGATCCTGCGTCATATGAATATATGTCTTCAATGAACCCTACGGTAAATAATGAAGAAGATCCTCGTAAGGTTGTACGTGGAGGTTCCTGGAAGGACGTGGCATACTTCCTGCAGGTGAGCACCAGGGATTATGAATATTCAGATACTGCAAGGAGTTATATAGGTTTCAGGACTGTTCAGGATTATCTTGGTACAGATGTTACTTTGAACCAACCTGCAAGATAAATTTGAACCCTAATACTATTTATAAATAACCTTATCTATCAAGAAAATCAAAAAACTAATTTTTTAAATCATGGCAAAGTCACAGAATCGAGTTAAAATAATGAATATGGTGTATGGTCTGGGTGCAGCAGTTGTAATCCTGGGAGCACTTTTTAAGATCATGCACTGGAACTTTGGTAACGAGATGCTTATCATTGGTCTTATTACTGAAGCAATAGTATTCGCAATCTCTGCATTTGAACCGGTAGATGATGAATTGGACTGGTCTCTTGTATATCCTGAACTTGCAGGAGGACCTGCAGGTCAAAGAGAAGCTGCTTTTGTTGAGAATAAGGAGACTGAAGCTTCGTTATCCAAAAAGTTAGATGAAATGCTTAAAGAAGCAAAGATCGATGCTAACCTTATGGACAGCCTTGGAAACAGCATTCGCAATTTTGAAGGAGCTGCCAAAGGTATTGCGCCTACAGTAGATGCTATGGCTTCTCAAAAGAAATACAGTGAAGAACTTACTCTTGCAGCTGCACAAATGGAAACTTTGAACAACTTGTATAAAGTACAGGTGGAGTCTTCTTCAAGGCAGGCAGAGATCAACCAGGAAGTTGCAGAGAATGCAGGTAAGCTTAAGGAGCAAATGGGGTCCCTTGCAGCCAACCTTTCCTCATTGAATGGTGTTTATGGAGGTATGTTAACTGCAATGAACGTTAACGGCAGATCTTAATCACTTTAGTTAAAGCGACTAAAAAGTAAAAAAACTAAAAGAAATTAAATGGCGTCTGGAAAACAATCCCCTAGGCAGAAGATGATTAACCTAATGTATCTGGTTTTCATCGCTATGCTTGCTTTGAACATGTCCAAAGAGGTACTTACCGCCTTTGGATTATTAAATGAAAAATTAACTGAATCAAATCAAACTACCACTCAACGTAATGCGGCATTTATGGCCGGATTGGATGAGAAGGTGAGTGAACAGCCTGCGAAATATGCTCCGTTAAAGGAGAAGGCAGTGCAAATAGACGAATTGTCAACAAACTTCTATGCGTACATAGAAGAGTTAAAGGCTGAATTAACTTCCAAGCAAAAGGATATGCAGGACTATGAGTCCATGGACCGTGCAGACCAGCTTGATGAAAAATTCTTTGTGAGTGGTAAGAATTCTCCTGAAGGGGAAGAATTCCTTGCTCAAATAAGGAACTATCGTGAAGGTGTAGCTAATATCCTGGGAGATGATTTTCCTGCGATAGCTCAAAAAGTACAAAATGAATTTTCTACAGAGCCTGTGGAGAACAGGGACGGCAGGGAAGTGCCTTGGTTAGAATACCACTACCAGGGATATCCATTGATCGCTTCTATTACAAAAATGACCCAAATGCAGGCCGATGTAAAGCAAACTGAAAATGAGATCCTTTCAGCCATGCTTTCTGGCCAGCTTCAAAGTGAAGTATCTTTAACCAACTATCAGGCTATAGTTATACCGGACAAAACTGCGTTTTTTAGCGGAGAGAATTTTAAAGGTAGAGTAGTACTTGGTCGTGTGGATAACACGCTACAGTTTGACAATGTGGTTATTAATGGTAGAGAAGTAAGTAGTACCCAGGCGGGACAGGTTATGCTTGATTTTCCTGCAGGAAATGTTGGGGAACAGGAAATAAAAGGTGAATTACAATTCAAGGAAGGTGATTCCATTGTACGTATACCGGTGACCAGTTCTTACGCTGTAATACCAAAACCTAATTCTGCTGTTATTTCTGCAGATAAGATGAACGTGGTTTATCGTGGGGTTAAGAACCCAATGACCATCTCAATTCCGGGAGTAGGTAATGTTTCTGCCAATGCGCCGGGACTTTCATCTGCCGGTGGAGCAGGTAAATATGTAATGGATGTAACTACGGTGCAGGCTCGTGAGGTTACCATTAACGTAAGTGGTAAACTTCCTGGAGGGGAAAACGTTTCAGACAGTAAGACCTTTAGGATCAAAGATATTCCAAGGCCGGTTGGTACGGTTCGTGGAGAGGATGGTGCAGTAAGAATGCAGCGTAACGCTTTAGAAATATCTACGGTTGGTGCTTCTCTTCCAGACTTTGACTTTGAACTTGGATTGAGGGTTACAGGATTTAAATTCCAGGTTTCCGGGCAGCCTACCGTTCAGGTAAGGGGTAGCCAACTGGATGCAGCCGCAAAAGCTGCTTTGAGAAGAGCAGGTAGAGGAGAGACAGTTCAAATATTTGATATAGAAGCATCTCTTACAGGAAATACAAGTTATATGCTTAAAAAAGTGTCGCCTGTATTTGTTGAGTTAACAAATTAAAAAATCAATACCATGAAGTGGAATCAGTTCTTGATAGGGTTTTTCGGAGTATTGTTTACAATTTCATCCTATGGCCAAAGCAATATTTTAAATGCTAAGACGCCAGATCAAATTGGGCAGGTTTCGAATGCTGAAGTCAATGTGGAAAGAAAGGCTAAGCCATTGCAATATGGTTATGTGGAGGACCGTGATATTCTTTGGTCCAAAAATGTTTGGGAGACTATAGATCTTGATGAAAGGGTGAATTTTCCGTTGTACTATCCTATAGATACAATTAATATTGGATCTGGGAGAAGAGCATTGTATGACGTTCTTGTAGGAGCCATTAGGAGTGGGAAGATCAAGAATATTTATGCCGATTCTTATTTTACCGAAAAAAGAACCCTTCAGGACATAAGCGCCGCACTTTCAAAGGTTGATACTACAGATCTTGGTATCGAACAGTACAATGCCGGGGAAGAGATTGATCCGCAGTTCATTGACCGCAGGGACCTCTCTGCAGCAGATATCGTTGAATACCGTATTCGCGGTATGTGGTACTTTGATAAACGCCAGGCAGAGCTTAAGTACAGGCTTCTTGGGATAGCCCCAATGGCACCAGATGTGAA
Protein-coding sequences here:
- the miaB gene encoding tRNA (N6-isopentenyl adenosine(37)-C2)-methylthiotransferase MiaB, with translation MEKIIDEKIQGNTLELEPKKENSRKLFIESYGCQMNFSDSEVVASILQKEGFNTTPNLEDADLVLVNTCSIRDKAEQTVRKRLEKYNAVKKINPKMKVGVLGCMAERLKSKFLEEEKIVDLVVGPDAYKDLPNLINEVEEGRNAVNVILSKEETYADISPVRLQSNGVSAFVSITRGCDNMCTFCVVPFTRGRERSREPQSILEEVNDLAAKGYKEITLLGQNVDSYLWYGGGLKKDFKNASEIQKATATNFAGLLKMVAEAQPHMRIRFSTSNPQDMTLDVIETMAAFKNICNYIHLPVQSGSNRILKEMNRLHTREEYFELIDNIKKIIPDCAISQDMITGFPTETEEDHRDTLSLMEYVKYDYGFMFAYSERPGTMAARKLEDDVPEEVKKRRLAEVVALQREHSLYRTQQFLGKTVEVLIEKESKKSPLEWSGRTEQNTVAVFPKENYKVGDFVMVEITDCTSATLKGKAVGFSSE
- a CDS encoding LVIVD repeat-containing protein, whose translation is MKRLILAGIMAFFLSSCDNDDVQQETMQVAVPVKMTIEDFRASVKIMEPVEVQESGKIYTYDNYIFINDLNKGVLVLDNSGYNPVKKKFLSIPANTDIAIKDNILFANSGRDLVTFDISDLENIKQLERLEDVFENHHPAIPMDAEGVDYAGFDHATEIIVGYTLETREKEIVGEIGWWRGNQFANSAEAANVGTGGSMARFNIGGNYLYTVGTNTLEVFDISALTNPVKLNTQYVGWQIETIFNKEGYLYLGSAVGMYIYGLEDPSSPQFMSSIQHVMGCDPVVVENDIAYVTIRGGNECGQNENQLEVIDVSNKQAPKLLKIYQMDGPYGLGIKDDRLFVCDGTSGLKIYDAAHSPELVLTDHFQDVNAYDVIPGESVLMMIGENKLRQYSYKTNEITLISTFDLN
- the topA gene encoding type I DNA topoisomerase, which produces MAKNLVIVESPAKAKTIEKFLGKDYTVASSFGHIADLPTKELGVDTEGDFQPKYIVNKDKKDVVSKLRKLSKDAEVVWLASDEDREGEAIAWHLAEELKLDKNKTKRIVFHEITKSAILKAIDNPRSINYNLVNAQQARRVLDRLVGYELSPVLWRKVKGGLSAGRVQSVSVRLIVEREREIQDFNAEASFRIDAEFTNEEGKTFKAKLPKNFDTREEAEKFLQQNIGAAFKVADLSTKPAKKSPAPPFTTSTLQQEAARKLYFSVSKTMTMAQRLYEAGHITYMRTDSVNLSEDARKGAQKEILKAYGEKYAKSRQFKGKSKGAQEAHEAIRPTNFASHTVRAERDEERLYELIWKRAIASQMSEAQLERTNVKIEANKHDKHFTANGEVLKFDGFLKVYLEGSDEEEEEQEGMLPALKVNEKLENNYITATERFTRPPYRYTEASLVKKLEELGIGRPSTYAPTISTIQNRNYIEKGSIEGTERNYVQLRLKDDKLVAKELTETIGSDKGKLVPTAVGMVVNDFLVTHFSNILDYNFTAKVEQSFDDIAEGNEEWTKMMRDFYSDFHPQVLDVAKNAEREVGERILGEDPETGKPVSVRLGKFGPMVQIGSVEDDEKPRFAGLMPDQTLDSITYEEAMDLFKLPKEIGEYEGEPVEVNNGRFGPYVKYGKKFVSLDKGEDPMSVDMDRALELIEAKEKADAPIYVYEGKPVQKGVGRFGPFLKWNDIFINVNKKYDFDNLSDGDIEELIEDKKKKEREKVIHNWEDEGIRVEKARWGRSNILKGKTKIELPKTVDASKLSLDEVKEIIEQKSKKKPAKKKTAAKKTTAAKKKTTSRKTTSKKK
- a CDS encoding formimidoylglutamase, whose amino-acid sequence is MDFEYLSPVDDDLVQEISSINPQTLAGMVKFHTSTGGVPDLEDVKMALVGVKENRLAEEGEDEFLNFSSVRRCFYGLFPGNWHLNLADLGDIEKGETVEDTYFALQTLVGELLKQGVIPIILGGSQDLIYAQYRGYDRREQMVNLVNIDSRFDLGDAENPISNHSYVSKIIVNKPYNLFNYSNLGYQTYFNSQDEIELMERLFFDAYRLGEVTANVKTVEPVMRDANLVGLDLGSINAAAIGGNYQISPNGFDGKQICALARYAGISDKVSSFGIYEYAANYPVAGNMLIAQMIWYFIEGVNYRTNENTISAKNEFIKYQVPIDDEILVFFKSPVSGRWWIEIPFISNSNTKLKRHTLLPCNHEDYLEACNQVIPERWYKTKRKNEL
- the porK gene encoding T9SS ring complex lipoprotein PorK/GldK, translating into MKKIISLIAVLTVLASCSRGDRGQLVGAQGKKWNPEKPYGMTLIPGGAFIMGKADDDIADMKNAPPKTVTVRTFYMDETEITNSEYRQFTNWVRDSIVRMKLAIEADFEGATPGDGGIGEFAFLDSDPESMSVYERYMYDNYTQFSEDYQGRKLNKDVDIIWDTRDYPDEAYARVMDTMYIPLDESYNGQRTIDVKHLRFKYKWMDIQAAARSGAQRRSDFIKTEEVAVYPDTAVWIKDFNYSYNEPMHNDYFWHTAFDDYPVVGVSWKQAKAFTQWRTLYHNAYRRSRGNHDVPTYRLPTEAEWEYAARGGLESATYPWGGPYTKNDRGCFMANFKPLRGDYAADQALYTVEAKSYEPNDYNLYNMAGNVSEWVHSSYDPASYEYMSSMNPTVNNEEDPRKVVRGGSWKDVAYFLQVSTRDYEYSDTARSYIGFRTVQDYLGTDVTLNQPAR
- the porL gene encoding type IX secretion system motor protein PorL/GldL yields the protein MAKSQNRVKIMNMVYGLGAAVVILGALFKIMHWNFGNEMLIIGLITEAIVFAISAFEPVDDELDWSLVYPELAGGPAGQREAAFVENKETEASLSKKLDEMLKEAKIDANLMDSLGNSIRNFEGAAKGIAPTVDAMASQKKYSEELTLAAAQMETLNNLYKVQVESSSRQAEINQEVAENAGKLKEQMGSLAANLSSLNGVYGGMLTAMNVNGRS
- the porM gene encoding type IX secretion system motor protein PorM/GldM yields the protein MASGKQSPRQKMINLMYLVFIAMLALNMSKEVLTAFGLLNEKLTESNQTTTQRNAAFMAGLDEKVSEQPAKYAPLKEKAVQIDELSTNFYAYIEELKAELTSKQKDMQDYESMDRADQLDEKFFVSGKNSPEGEEFLAQIRNYREGVANILGDDFPAIAQKVQNEFSTEPVENRDGREVPWLEYHYQGYPLIASITKMTQMQADVKQTENEILSAMLSGQLQSEVSLTNYQAIVIPDKTAFFSGENFKGRVVLGRVDNTLQFDNVVINGREVSSTQAGQVMLDFPAGNVGEQEIKGELQFKEGDSIVRIPVTSSYAVIPKPNSAVISADKMNVVYRGVKNPMTISIPGVGNVSANAPGLSSAGGAGKYVMDVTTVQAREVTINVSGKLPGGENVSDSKTFRIKDIPRPVGTVRGEDGAVRMQRNALEISTVGASLPDFDFELGLRVTGFKFQVSGQPTVQVRGSQLDAAAKAALRRAGRGETVQIFDIEASLTGNTSYMLKKVSPVFVELTN
- the porN gene encoding type IX secretion system ring subunit PorN/GldN, with amino-acid sequence MKWNQFLIGFFGVLFTISSYGQSNILNAKTPDQIGQVSNAEVNVERKAKPLQYGYVEDRDILWSKNVWETIDLDERVNFPLYYPIDTINIGSGRRALYDVLVGAIRSGKIKNIYADSYFTEKRTLQDISAALSKVDTTDLGIEQYNAGEEIDPQFIDRRDLSAADIVEYRIRGMWYFDKRQAELKYRLLGIAPMAPDVNFLDDEDMPPVELFWVWFPDAREVLFEHKAYTGGNNSQAVTFDHLLNSRRFNAVIYKDENVQGDRSVDDYITESAFMRLLESERIKEQIRNFEQDMWNY